One Alphaproteobacteria bacterium genomic window carries:
- the tssA gene encoding type VI secretion system protein TssA, with protein MTDLNYALLLKPLSEKKPSGEDIRHGDEYDVIQEARREDDPTLPQGVWKIELKRADWTKIIHLCSQILAEKSKDLQVASWLMEAAIKKDGLRGLSAGLKVFGMIFDMFWDSFFPNMKDGDIDARLAVLDWVNEKIPERMYELSIAEKLEESDTFTFGEWTIVSANQKVEGNRVRLKRLRTAISRTNPVVYQAFQKDLESAQKTLAQLDALMGEKHQQTQGSLYKLKRVLSDFGSFIDEVIRDICPIPHKAIPHEKTDKSTTILCDSSLSDKQTPQSDTHSDSGSEATPLAHHSGPLMSRKDAYKQLANVVAYFSAYEPHNPGHYLLRKVMSWSDLDLGEIMKEIMQYPQFYQNTFEQFGAKQGKTLAPQVSHTPNPGVTPSGEERAFPQGEFYPIQPKSSHAQYQRQYDALRQFGDGNPPVETPPLSSKRGS; from the coding sequence ATGACTGATCTAAACTACGCCCTTCTGTTGAAACCTCTTTCTGAAAAAAAACCATCTGGTGAAGATATTCGTCATGGTGATGAGTACGATGTGATCCAAGAAGCACGCAGAGAGGATGACCCAACCTTACCCCAAGGTGTCTGGAAAATAGAACTAAAACGGGCAGACTGGACAAAAATAATTCATCTGTGTAGCCAAATTCTTGCAGAAAAATCGAAAGATTTGCAGGTTGCTTCTTGGCTCATGGAGGCAGCCATCAAGAAAGATGGCCTCCGGGGACTTTCTGCAGGACTCAAGGTATTTGGAATGATATTTGATATGTTTTGGGACAGTTTTTTCCCGAATATGAAGGATGGTGATATTGATGCTCGGCTTGCCGTTCTTGATTGGGTTAATGAAAAAATACCCGAGCGCATGTATGAACTTTCCATTGCTGAAAAACTGGAAGAATCCGATACCTTCACGTTTGGTGAGTGGACCATTGTCAGCGCAAATCAAAAGGTTGAGGGTAATCGCGTTCGCCTTAAGCGGTTGCGCACGGCAATTTCTCGCACAAACCCTGTGGTATATCAGGCGTTTCAGAAAGATCTTGAATCTGCTCAAAAAACCCTTGCGCAGCTTGATGCACTCATGGGGGAAAAGCATCAACAAACCCAGGGTAGTTTATATAAGCTGAAGCGCGTGTTGAGCGATTTTGGTTCCTTCATTGATGAGGTTATTCGTGACATATGTCCGATTCCTCACAAAGCGATCCCCCATGAAAAAACCGATAAAAGCACCACAATTTTATGCGACTCTTCCCTTTCAGATAAACAAACACCACAGTCAGACACACACAGTGATTCTGGTTCAGAAGCTACCCCTCTTGCACACCATTCGGGCCCCCTTATGAGCCGTAAGGATGCATACAAACAGCTAGCAAATGTGGTGGCGTATTTTTCTGCTTATGAGCCGCATAATCCCGGACACTATTTGTTGCGTAAGGTTATGAGTTGGTCGGATCTTGATCTGGGGGAGATCATGAAAGAAATCATGCAATATCCCCAATTCTACCAAAACACATTTGAGCAGTTTGGGGCAAAACAGGGAAAAACGCTAGCGCCACAAGTTTCCCACACGCCAAACCCCGGGGTTACACCCTCGGGTGAAGAGAGAGCTTTTCCACAAGGAGAGTTTTATCCTATTCAACCAAAGAGTTCCCATGCACAGTATCAGAGACAGTATGATGCCCTGCGCCAATTTGGTGATGGGAATCCCCCTGTAGAAACACCTCCCCTTTCGTCCAAGCGGGGAAGTTAG
- a CDS encoding DotU family type IV/VI secretion system protein encodes MNKQLKNAETSFVIRFFEEFVAKVAYYKKLIDQQAWIPSEDYPGPCAASMAVVTARNLKETLDRQALEAPRFGGEFASQFYREAQFIMAAYADEVFIHHVWAGQKTWEKNLLENQVFGSHTAGEKFFTNLDDFLQKRDAMRADIGYLYLMALGLGFLGRFRGHDNLMDLHHYRRQLYVFIHHEEPEIENVKKPLFVSAYVNTLEGGESKSLHNFRPWIVVFFVMVLTLLLASYQIWHHNTRPLLVKSDDIVRLHEALKGRSP; translated from the coding sequence GTGAATAAGCAGCTAAAAAATGCAGAAACATCTTTTGTTATTCGCTTCTTTGAGGAGTTTGTGGCAAAGGTTGCTTATTACAAAAAGCTAATCGATCAACAGGCGTGGATTCCTTCCGAGGATTATCCAGGGCCGTGTGCCGCCAGCATGGCTGTTGTGACGGCACGTAACCTGAAGGAAACGCTTGACCGACAGGCTTTGGAGGCCCCGCGTTTTGGTGGAGAGTTTGCTTCGCAATTCTATCGTGAGGCCCAGTTCATCATGGCCGCGTATGCAGATGAAGTTTTTATCCATCATGTTTGGGCAGGCCAGAAAACATGGGAAAAAAACTTGTTGGAAAATCAAGTTTTTGGCAGCCACACGGCCGGTGAAAAATTTTTCACGAATCTTGATGATTTTCTCCAGAAGCGTGATGCGATGCGTGCGGATATTGGATACTTATATTTAATGGCCTTAGGTCTTGGGTTTTTGGGGCGATTTCGTGGTCATGACAACCTGATGGACTTGCATCACTATCGTCGCCAATTGTACGTATTCATTCACCATGAAGAACCTGAAATTGAGAATGTGAAAAAACCTCTTTTTGTCAGTGCTTATGTAAACACCCTTGAGGGTGGAGAATCAAAGTCGTTACACAACTTTCGTCCGTGGATTGTTGTTTTCTTTGTCATGGTCTTGACGCTTCTTCTGGCCTCGTATCAAATTTGGCATCACAACACACGCCCCTTGCTTGTAAAATCGGATGATATTGTGCGCTTACACGAAGCATTAAAGGGGCGTTCCCCATGA
- a CDS encoding type VI secretion system baseplate subunit TssK: MKYDLDLIQWHEGMLLSPQHFQASDHQKQEEIWFHLRNNDPFHWGVAHIEVDNILLMSGALRVQALEAIMPDGCPVSVARAKEGLEIDLVPHQDALIASPQTVYLCIPPYRRGYGNASVDAELPRYVSYEVKNVLDENTGENAIHVPRLRPNLRLVLGKEPPAGFVSLPLMRIEFRSNAYVATSYLPPFLLLGSENPVHKNFAGLAKRLRKKIAFLVERMRANSRGLLSRESEDAVRILSGTLLPLEAVLNQANHPYAVYQLLCQCAGTIAGIDPGQIPPTFHGYDHLDLQRSFTEVLAFMNSMIDRIQEGYSVVPFLLKESLFELNLKGLAVNDTLILGARGNVMMSEKQLAEWVSDAVIASQNYAEAARDMRVRGAERKLLEQVESLQLMPAKGMVLFAVNVSEKMIDGDDVLQIFNASDSDDLRPVEIVMYVPKKQKDSSA, encoded by the coding sequence ATGAAGTATGATCTTGACTTGATACAGTGGCACGAAGGTATGCTTTTGTCACCACAGCATTTTCAGGCATCGGATCATCAGAAGCAGGAGGAAATTTGGTTTCATCTGCGCAACAATGATCCCTTTCACTGGGGTGTTGCACACATTGAGGTAGATAACATTCTTTTGATGAGTGGGGCTTTGCGCGTTCAGGCTTTGGAGGCAATCATGCCAGATGGTTGTCCCGTTTCAGTTGCGCGGGCAAAAGAAGGTTTAGAAATAGACTTAGTCCCGCACCAAGATGCACTTATCGCCTCACCCCAAACGGTATACCTGTGCATACCCCCTTATCGAAGGGGGTATGGGAATGCAAGCGTAGATGCAGAGTTGCCGCGTTATGTTTCTTACGAAGTAAAAAATGTACTGGATGAAAATACGGGTGAAAATGCGATTCACGTGCCGCGCTTGCGTCCTAATTTACGGCTTGTTTTAGGAAAAGAACCGCCGGCGGGGTTTGTTTCTCTTCCGCTGATGCGGATCGAGTTTCGTTCCAATGCATACGTTGCAACATCCTATTTGCCTCCTTTTTTGCTTCTTGGTTCTGAAAACCCTGTGCATAAAAATTTTGCTGGATTGGCCAAGCGCTTGCGTAAAAAAATAGCATTTTTGGTTGAGCGAATGCGCGCAAATTCACGAGGATTATTATCCAGAGAAAGCGAAGATGCGGTGCGCATTTTGTCCGGAACACTTCTTCCGCTTGAGGCAGTTTTGAATCAAGCGAATCACCCTTACGCTGTGTATCAGCTTTTGTGTCAGTGTGCGGGCACCATTGCGGGAATTGATCCTGGGCAAATTCCCCCTACATTTCACGGATATGATCACCTTGATTTGCAGCGAAGCTTCACAGAGGTTCTTGCTTTTATGAATTCAATGATTGATCGCATTCAAGAAGGATATTCTGTTGTTCCCTTTCTTCTTAAGGAATCTCTCTTTGAGCTTAATCTCAAGGGTCTCGCTGTGAATGATACGCTCATTTTAGGTGCCCGGGGCAATGTAATGATGAGTGAAAAACAGTTAGCGGAGTGGGTCAGTGACGCTGTCATTGCCTCTCAAAATTATGCTGAAGCCGCAAGAGATATGCGCGTGCGTGGGGCAGAACGTAAATTGCTCGAACAGGTAGAAAGCTTGCAATTAATGCCTGCAAAGGGAATGGTTTTATTTGCTGTTAATGTGAGTGAAAAAATGATCGATGGTGATGATGTTCTTCAAATATTCAATGCGTCAGATAGTGATGATCTGCGCCCTGTTGAGATTGTTATGTACGTACCAAAAAAACAAAAGGACTCAAGCGCATAA
- a CDS encoding superoxide dismutase has translation MSFSLPDLPYAYDALAPHISKETLTFHHTKHHQTYVTNLNNLIHDTPQASLSLEEVITQSHHKKEGGIFNNAAQVWNHTFYWKSMTPRGGGSPTGAIAARIDAELGGYSAFQEAFTKAASTQFGSGWVWLIEDQGRLAITKTGNADLPLVHGQKALLTCDVWEHAYYLDFQNRRPDYVSVFLDYLVNWDFANKNLNQ, from the coding sequence ATGTCCTTTTCACTACCCGACCTTCCCTACGCTTACGATGCGTTAGCACCTCATATATCCAAAGAAACGCTGACATTTCACCATACCAAGCACCATCAAACATACGTCACGAACCTCAACAACCTTATACACGATACACCCCAGGCCTCTTTGTCGCTGGAAGAAGTCATCACCCAAAGTCACCATAAGAAAGAGGGAGGGATTTTCAACAATGCCGCCCAGGTATGGAACCATACGTTTTATTGGAAAAGCATGACACCTCGCGGGGGAGGATCCCCAACCGGGGCTATTGCTGCACGTATCGACGCTGAACTTGGAGGCTACAGCGCTTTTCAAGAAGCCTTTACAAAGGCAGCCAGCACCCAGTTTGGTAGTGGGTGGGTATGGCTTATTGAAGACCAGGGGCGCTTGGCTATTACAAAAACAGGAAATGCAGATCTTCCCCTGGTACATGGGCAAAAGGCCTTACTGACATGCGATGTTTGGGAACATGCGTATTATCTGGACTTTCAGAATCGCAGACCCGACTATGTATCAGTTTTTCTTGATTACCTTGTAAATTGGGATTTTGCGAACAAAAACCTCAATCAATAG
- a CDS encoding NAD-glutamate dehydrogenase, with amino-acid sequence MNVFNKELLADMPSLGPYIDEDILDEINRLATQLCNRWGFRVCVQNTPHDTRIILMAQESALLISTMHVVLEERKITPCVFSYARFCVPRTGKESDVYAISYNATADRKTFTTEVLAVFVFPQEFAFDAFVSILKERLILLHEINSSLAHVTTLINDSVPIHSHGKRYLGWLLNGHFSFFGCAFTDKRATQGKDACGLLASGGYTLQSLLKGVSQKKRSDVLISQKEIVFAKSSCKSPVHRFLPMDLIFVPLVKNQDQPCEYLVIVGLYTSEAYTVGTRYIPYISDNISRVITRLGLGEGWHDGKWLHHMYDSFPRDEIFQSDITTLMHIGQGILEAKTNHNFGVIVTQDPFKRYTNIVILIPGPNFDTTLFEALSAYLAQKLSRRTELVNAAVYSYALAFAHYRVYTNDLARRDIQPEIMDFLTRWQDKILLLLQANPHNKADYQRILPRGYPTTYQVNNSPAEGVLDLDYVLGMNAGEKRCRVRIWRRDKRVWGIKVYTLHEGLLLTKIVSNLVNFGLEVSRESVYRIETIAGVDLWIHDLYASCASDTCAVGEVTARNLTDALERRWSGQLGDSVANLALLRLNVTWRECFLVTCFLQYMKQLGFAYAPESLARIITCHGSIMGRILDLFKAHHDSTLAHTLADRRTIGRLIFEEILVDLDGMRDSEAEQWLRGLVLVVWATVRTNFYRDFYQKSAGEHIALKISSEKLPFLQTPPPFCEIFVYSNSFEGVHVRGGKVSRGGIRWSDRGEDYRTEVYGLFKAQMVKNAVIVPVGAKGVFYVRAGRSDFARPDMYKTHGVCCYKSFVRALIDITDNSVDKKIVHPHGIVCFDDPDPYLVIAADKGTAAFSDYANDISRKQGFWLGDAFASGGKNGYEHKKLGITAKGAWVSVSHHLKTLGIDEQTDALSVVGVGDMSGDVFGNGMLISPRIALVAAFDHRHIFLDPKPDLKRSYAERARLFSLKQSSWEDYNANTLSKGGGIFSRDSKHIPVTVEMRLLLDLPTTMTEIKPDDLIRAILSARVDLLWLGGVGTFVCASFETSDTVNDTTNNAVRVFANTLRCRIIGEGANLGITQQGRIEFSRLGGLLNTDSIDNSAGVNCSDYEVNLKILLGHAQAAGKISVSQRNALLRKMTQDVVACVLKNNHNQNLLLSRMQREVKMNPTRIQLLITYLESKKIIQAGRELSRDYSLISMTRPELSLVVAHAKNLWIMHGLENDFDHKAFKTVLYQYFPAILVTKYSAEIDNHPLAPNIILTELINTLINTMGLGFLPIVMRESEQSLLRCVRAWFVLHQNFLHTEFLEDVHYATVMQIACVYLLNTSTRGSVCLDDDDLAICMQNLRLSSAIADIPAAMIFLGLTIYMGVHCRRKIVDTEKFADALASETLRSVVSMLIPEPSASLAEHTLFSHELCLVMNACGACFSKGYGLQPPDHQEIPENSADLTCAERVVYARAYVNALTAAMTTPID; translated from the coding sequence ATGAATGTTTTTAACAAAGAATTATTAGCGGATATGCCTTCTTTGGGTCCGTATATTGATGAAGACATTCTGGATGAAATTAATAGATTAGCAACTCAGTTATGCAATCGCTGGGGTTTTCGTGTTTGCGTACAAAACACGCCTCATGACACCCGTATTATACTTATGGCACAGGAGTCTGCGCTTCTTATTAGCACAATGCATGTAGTTCTGGAGGAACGAAAAATAACGCCGTGCGTGTTTTCTTATGCGCGTTTTTGTGTGCCGCGCACAGGGAAAGAAAGTGACGTTTACGCCATTTCTTACAACGCAACAGCGGATAGAAAGACTTTTACAACGGAGGTTTTGGCTGTTTTTGTTTTTCCTCAGGAATTTGCGTTTGATGCATTTGTATCGATTTTGAAAGAGCGCCTTATTCTTTTGCATGAAATTAACAGCAGTTTGGCACACGTAACCACCCTCATTAATGATAGCGTACCGATCCATTCGCATGGCAAGAGATATCTTGGATGGCTCCTTAATGGACACTTTAGTTTTTTCGGGTGTGCTTTTACCGATAAACGTGCCACACAGGGGAAAGATGCGTGTGGTCTCTTGGCGTCTGGTGGATACACCCTGCAGTCTTTATTAAAGGGGGTTAGTCAAAAAAAACGGTCTGATGTTTTGATCAGCCAAAAAGAAATAGTTTTTGCTAAGTCGTCATGTAAGTCTCCCGTCCATCGGTTTTTGCCTATGGATCTTATTTTTGTCCCGCTGGTGAAAAACCAAGACCAGCCTTGCGAATATTTAGTGATTGTTGGTTTATATACCTCGGAAGCCTATACCGTCGGGACGCGTTATATTCCCTATATTTCTGATAATATTTCGCGTGTCATAACACGACTTGGTCTTGGAGAGGGTTGGCATGATGGAAAATGGCTCCATCATATGTATGACAGTTTTCCTCGTGACGAAATTTTTCAAAGTGATATCACAACCCTCATGCATATAGGTCAGGGTATTCTTGAAGCGAAAACGAACCATAACTTTGGCGTGATTGTCACCCAGGATCCTTTCAAACGTTATACAAATATTGTGATACTTATCCCTGGTCCCAATTTTGATACCACTTTGTTTGAGGCGCTATCAGCGTATCTTGCGCAGAAGTTATCACGGCGCACAGAACTGGTAAATGCGGCAGTATATAGCTATGCGCTTGCCTTTGCTCATTATCGTGTATACACCAACGATCTTGCACGTAGGGATATTCAGCCAGAGATTATGGATTTTCTCACACGATGGCAGGACAAGATATTACTTTTGTTGCAAGCTAATCCTCATAACAAAGCTGACTATCAACGGATTTTGCCTCGGGGGTATCCTACGACATATCAAGTGAACAATAGCCCAGCCGAAGGGGTTTTGGATTTGGATTACGTGTTGGGGATGAATGCGGGAGAAAAAAGGTGCCGTGTAAGAATATGGAGGCGTGATAAGCGTGTGTGGGGCATCAAGGTGTATACCCTTCACGAAGGACTCTTGTTGACAAAAATTGTATCAAATCTTGTGAATTTTGGTTTGGAAGTGTCGCGTGAGAGTGTTTATAGAATTGAAACAATCGCAGGTGTTGATTTATGGATACACGACCTTTATGCAAGCTGCGCGTCTGACACATGTGCCGTTGGAGAAGTTACTGCTCGTAACTTAACGGATGCTTTGGAACGACGATGGTCTGGACAGTTGGGCGATAGTGTTGCAAACCTTGCTTTGTTACGTTTGAACGTGACGTGGCGCGAATGCTTTTTAGTCACATGTTTTTTGCAGTACATGAAACAGCTTGGTTTTGCCTATGCACCCGAAAGTTTAGCGCGCATTATCACCTGCCACGGATCAATAATGGGGCGTATTCTCGATCTTTTTAAGGCACACCATGATAGTACGTTGGCACACACCTTGGCAGATCGTCGTACGATCGGTCGTCTGATTTTTGAAGAAATTCTCGTAGATCTTGATGGCATGAGAGACTCTGAGGCTGAGCAATGGTTACGTGGATTAGTCTTGGTTGTTTGGGCTACCGTACGAACGAATTTCTACAGAGATTTCTATCAGAAATCTGCGGGGGAGCATATTGCCCTTAAGATCAGCAGTGAGAAACTGCCATTTCTTCAAACACCGCCTCCTTTTTGTGAGATTTTTGTTTATTCCAACAGTTTTGAAGGAGTCCACGTGCGAGGAGGCAAAGTGTCACGCGGAGGGATTCGTTGGTCTGACCGCGGTGAGGACTATCGCACAGAAGTCTATGGTCTCTTTAAAGCGCAGATGGTAAAGAATGCTGTTATTGTGCCCGTTGGGGCAAAGGGTGTATTTTACGTACGTGCAGGAAGGTCTGATTTTGCACGACCGGATATGTATAAGACCCATGGTGTTTGTTGCTATAAATCTTTTGTGCGGGCACTTATTGATATTACAGATAACAGTGTGGATAAAAAAATAGTCCATCCCCATGGTATTGTGTGCTTTGATGATCCAGATCCTTACCTTGTTATTGCTGCTGATAAAGGAACGGCTGCATTTTCAGATTATGCGAACGACATTTCCCGCAAGCAGGGTTTTTGGCTTGGCGATGCTTTTGCTTCGGGTGGGAAAAATGGCTATGAGCATAAAAAGCTTGGTATTACTGCAAAGGGTGCATGGGTTTCTGTGTCACACCATCTCAAAACACTGGGGATCGATGAGCAAACGGATGCTCTTTCCGTTGTTGGTGTTGGGGATATGTCAGGGGATGTTTTTGGCAATGGAATGTTGATTTCACCGCGGATTGCCTTAGTGGCAGCCTTTGATCATCGTCATATTTTTCTTGATCCCAAGCCTGACCTTAAGCGTTCCTATGCGGAACGTGCGCGATTGTTTTCCTTAAAACAATCCTCATGGGAGGATTATAATGCAAACACTCTCTCAAAAGGAGGGGGTATCTTTTCTCGTGATTCAAAGCACATTCCTGTGACGGTGGAAATGCGATTGTTGCTAGATCTTCCAACGACTATGACGGAAATTAAACCAGATGATTTGATACGAGCAATTCTATCTGCACGCGTAGATCTTCTGTGGTTGGGTGGGGTTGGAACGTTTGTGTGTGCGAGTTTTGAAACATCTGACACAGTCAATGATACCACGAATAACGCCGTACGTGTCTTTGCTAATACATTGCGGTGCCGTATTATTGGTGAGGGAGCAAATCTTGGCATTACTCAACAAGGTCGCATTGAGTTTTCACGACTGGGAGGGCTTTTAAACACGGATTCAATTGATAACTCAGCAGGTGTGAATTGTTCGGACTATGAGGTCAATCTGAAGATACTTCTGGGACATGCGCAAGCAGCCGGTAAAATCAGCGTTTCTCAACGCAATGCATTGCTTCGGAAAATGACACAGGATGTGGTGGCATGTGTCCTGAAAAACAATCATAATCAAAATCTTCTCCTGTCTCGTATGCAGCGTGAGGTGAAGATGAACCCAACTCGAATTCAGTTATTGATTACGTATTTAGAATCAAAAAAGATCATTCAAGCGGGTAGGGAACTATCTCGTGACTATTCCTTGATTTCGATGACACGCCCAGAGCTTTCACTCGTTGTGGCGCATGCAAAAAATTTATGGATTATGCATGGACTTGAAAATGACTTTGATCACAAAGCGTTTAAAACAGTTTTATACCAGTATTTCCCAGCTATTTTGGTGACCAAATATTCTGCTGAAATAGACAATCATCCCCTGGCCCCGAATATTATCTTAACGGAACTTATTAACACACTGATCAATACAATGGGTCTTGGTTTTTTGCCTATTGTTATGAGGGAGTCTGAACAAAGTTTATTGCGGTGTGTGCGTGCCTGGTTTGTGCTTCACCAGAATTTTCTGCACACAGAGTTTTTGGAGGACGTTCATTACGCTACAGTGATGCAAATTGCGTGTGTTTATTTGCTTAACACAAGCACAAGAGGGAGCGTGTGTCTTGATGATGATGATCTTGCTATTTGTATGCAAAACTTACGTCTTTCAAGTGCCATTGCTGATATTCCTGCTGCAATGATTTTTCTGGGTCTTACGATATATATGGGTGTGCATTGTCGCAGGAAGATTGTTGATACGGAAAAATTTGCAGATGCCTTGGCATCAGAAACTCTACGGTCGGTGGTGTCCATGCTGATACCGGAGCCGTCGGCGTCCCTTGCCGAGCATACGCTTTTTTCGCACGAACTTTGTCTTGTCATGAATGCGTGTGGCGCTTGTTTTTCAAAAGGATATGGGTTACAGCCCCCTGATCATCAAGAGATACCCGAAAACAGTGCTGATCTCACGTGCGCGGAGCGTGTTGTGTATGCGCGTGCGTATGTGAACGCTCTCACGGCGGCAATGACTACACCTATTGATTGA
- the trxA gene encoding thioredoxin translates to MSGKHTIAATDATLDQEIALSSVPVLIDFWAPWCGPCKMLSPILEELASEMLDAVKIVTVDVEKNPEAATKYTIASIPTLLLLKNGKVLSTKTGFSPKPTLMAWITEHTQK, encoded by the coding sequence ATGTCAGGAAAGCACACGATTGCAGCCACAGATGCAACACTTGATCAGGAAATTGCACTATCATCAGTTCCTGTTCTGATTGATTTTTGGGCCCCCTGGTGCGGCCCTTGCAAAATGTTGAGTCCGATTCTGGAGGAACTGGCTAGCGAAATGCTTGATGCCGTAAAAATCGTCACAGTCGACGTTGAAAAAAATCCCGAAGCCGCCACAAAATACACCATTGCCAGCATCCCAACACTTTTGTTACTCAAAAACGGAAAAGTATTAAGCACAAAAACGGGGTTCTCACCCAAACCAACCCTCATGGCATGGATCACCGAACACACCCAAAAATAG
- a CDS encoding aminopeptidase P family protein, translating into MLPLVRAAEKVKKSHLGAFVTFRTDHHLNEYLPPAAEHLAWLTGFTGSAGLLIITPEKTGLFVDGRYATQAPQQVHPGVCVHSWNWKEIKTFLHEHVPHAIPIGIDADHLCAESACMWRETLSSRNPLSFISGFIDEIWDARPPWPCTPFVDLDESFSGAATATKLAKLQQIIHKKNADALVVSNLCALAWLLNIRGSDLEHTPVSYAYAFVPATGNPVLFTRSPYTGKAPVDKKDYDSFVPYMGTLQGLRLLLDPCETTEALWQYLHKAHDVIPTPNPVVPWKAQKNTTEIQGFRDCHIQDSLALCETFAWIHDTHTHKRPLSEISIEAFMNEHRRQKLYNRGLSFDPIVGWNANGAIIHYRATPHTNAGISGNGLLLIDSGGQYKNGTTDVTRTLALGCPTPDQISDYTHVLKGMIHLSQAHVDEGTSGMALDTLARTPIIHYGQNYAHGTGHGVGHSLSVHEGPFHISPRATDVGLKPGMVLSNEPGIYHPGKYGIRIENLMVALRGTDDYIVFETLTQVPLDRTLIDKNILTPEEIAWVNAYHAGIISRIQEHLTPRGRSWLTQACAIL; encoded by the coding sequence ATGCTTCCCCTTGTCCGCGCTGCAGAGAAGGTAAAAAAATCCCACCTGGGAGCCTTTGTGACATTTCGCACGGACCACCACCTTAACGAGTACTTACCTCCCGCCGCAGAACACCTAGCATGGCTCACAGGATTTACAGGAAGCGCAGGCCTTCTTATCATAACCCCTGAAAAAACAGGGTTATTTGTAGATGGCCGATACGCAACACAAGCGCCCCAACAAGTCCATCCGGGTGTTTGCGTTCACTCATGGAATTGGAAAGAAATTAAAACATTCCTTCATGAGCACGTTCCACACGCGATCCCCATCGGTATCGACGCTGACCATCTTTGTGCAGAAAGTGCCTGCATGTGGCGTGAAACGCTGAGCAGTAGAAACCCTCTATCCTTTATATCCGGTTTTATTGATGAAATATGGGATGCACGCCCCCCTTGGCCTTGCACACCCTTTGTTGATTTAGATGAATCATTTTCTGGCGCCGCAACAGCAACAAAACTAGCCAAGCTGCAACAAATTATCCATAAGAAAAATGCAGACGCACTGGTAGTTTCAAACCTGTGTGCCTTAGCATGGCTTTTGAATATCCGCGGGTCTGACCTTGAGCACACACCGGTTAGTTACGCCTATGCTTTTGTGCCAGCCACCGGTAATCCTGTTTTATTTACACGAAGCCCCTACACAGGAAAGGCACCCGTTGATAAAAAAGACTACGACAGCTTTGTTCCCTATATGGGAACCCTGCAGGGCCTTCGACTCTTACTTGATCCGTGCGAAACAACCGAGGCACTGTGGCAATACCTTCATAAGGCCCACGACGTAATCCCCACCCCCAATCCGGTAGTCCCTTGGAAGGCACAAAAAAACACAACGGAAATCCAAGGATTTCGAGACTGTCACATCCAGGACTCCCTTGCCTTGTGCGAAACGTTTGCATGGATACATGACACCCATACCCACAAACGTCCTTTGTCAGAAATAAGCATTGAGGCGTTCATGAATGAACACCGCCGCCAAAAGCTATACAATCGTGGGCTCAGCTTTGACCCAATTGTGGGCTGGAATGCTAACGGTGCCATTATTCATTATCGCGCAACACCCCATACAAACGCTGGCATTTCCGGAAATGGGCTTCTGCTGATTGATTCGGGCGGACAGTACAAGAATGGTACAACAGATGTAACACGCACCTTAGCCTTAGGCTGTCCCACTCCTGATCAGATTTCCGATTATACACACGTGCTCAAGGGGATGATCCACCTCAGCCAAGCCCATGTTGATGAGGGAACATCCGGTATGGCACTTGATACACTTGCACGTACACCTATCATCCACTACGGACAAAACTATGCTCACGGAACGGGTCACGGTGTTGGTCATAGCCTCAGTGTGCACGAGGGGCCTTTTCATATTTCCCCACGCGCCACAGACGTTGGACTCAAGCCTGGCATGGTCCTATCCAATGAGCCTGGTATTTATCACCCCGGAAAGTATGGCATTCGTATTGAAAACCTTATGGTCGCTCTTCGAGGAACAGACGACTATATAGTATTTGAAACCCTCACACAGGTTCCTCTTGATCGCACATTAATTGACAAGAACATACTGACCCCTGAAGAAATCGCCTGGGTTAACGCTTATCACGCCGGAATCATCTCTCGCATCCAGGAGCATCTTACACCGAGGGGACGTTCCTGGTTAACACAAGCATGTGCGATACTCTAA